Proteins from a single region of Pseudomonas sp. 10S4:
- a CDS encoding gluconate:H+ symporter has translation MDLSTAAWMVHDTRLILCCLLAIATIIVLISATKLPPFLSILIGTFIAGVGAGLPPEDVAKAFSKGAGAILGEAGIIIALGSMLGALMAESGAADRIASTLLGLGKGKSLPWVMALVAMVIGLPLFFEVGLVMMVPIIFVMARRSGQPLLKIAIPALAGMTTLHALMPPHPGPLIAVSALHADLGLTMLLGFSIAIPAVILAGPIYGNWLSKRMHVDEPAELGALFSAPPKAPRQPSFGMSLLIILLPVLLMLGSTLAKVAMSPESSVALTLKFLGEPLVALGIAVMAAVICLGWANGMPREQVGGTLRKALAPIAVLLLTIGAGGGLKQTLLDAGISQTISKVAEGAHMPYLLLAWLIAVALRQATGSATVATTTTAGILAPMMAGLAATQSSLVALAIGAGSVFFCHVNDAGFWMVREYFGLQLKQTIWVWSILQTIVSVVGLVGTLLWWHWLT, from the coding sequence CACACGTTTGATCCTTTGCTGCCTGCTGGCGATTGCCACGATTATCGTGTTGATCAGCGCCACCAAACTCCCGCCCTTTCTTTCGATTTTGATTGGTACGTTCATTGCCGGTGTTGGCGCTGGTTTGCCGCCCGAAGATGTGGCCAAAGCGTTTAGCAAAGGCGCGGGGGCGATTCTTGGTGAAGCGGGGATCATCATTGCCCTCGGATCGATGCTCGGTGCGTTGATGGCCGAATCCGGCGCCGCCGACCGCATAGCCTCGACCCTGCTTGGCCTGGGCAAAGGCAAATCCTTGCCGTGGGTCATGGCGCTGGTGGCGATGGTGATTGGCCTGCCGCTGTTTTTCGAAGTCGGGCTGGTGATGATGGTGCCGATCATCTTTGTGATGGCGCGCCGTTCGGGTCAGCCGTTGCTGAAGATCGCCATTCCGGCGCTGGCCGGGATGACCACGTTGCACGCCTTGATGCCGCCGCATCCAGGGCCGTTGATTGCGGTTAGCGCGTTGCACGCCGACCTGGGCCTGACCATGTTGCTGGGTTTCAGCATCGCCATTCCGGCGGTGATTCTGGCCGGCCCGATCTACGGCAACTGGCTGTCGAAACGCATGCACGTCGATGAGCCAGCGGAACTCGGCGCACTGTTTAGCGCCCCGCCCAAGGCCCCGCGCCAGCCGAGTTTCGGGATGTCGTTGCTGATCATTCTGCTGCCGGTGTTGCTGATGCTCGGCAGCACGTTGGCGAAAGTCGCGATGAGCCCCGAAAGCTCCGTCGCCCTGACCCTGAAATTCCTCGGTGAACCACTGGTGGCGTTGGGCATTGCAGTGATGGCGGCGGTGATCTGCCTCGGCTGGGCCAATGGCATGCCCCGTGAACAAGTGGGCGGCACGTTGCGCAAAGCCCTGGCGCCGATTGCCGTGTTGCTGCTGACCATCGGCGCCGGTGGTGGCTTGAAGCAAACGCTGCTCGATGCCGGCATCAGCCAGACCATCAGCAAAGTCGCTGAAGGTGCACACATGCCGTACTTGCTGCTGGCCTGGTTGATCGCCGTAGCGTTGCGTCAAGCCACCGGTTCGGCAACTGTTGCGACCACCACCACGGCGGGCATTCTGGCGCCGATGATGGCGGGACTGGCGGCGACGCAAAGCTCTTTGGTGGCATTGGCGATTGGCGCCGGTTCAGTGTTTTTCTGCCACGTGAACGACGCCGGATTCTGGATGGTGCGCGAGTACTTTGGCTTGCAGCTCAAACAGACAATCTGGGTCTGGTCGATTCTGCAAACCATCGTTTCGGTGGTGGGGTTGGTCGGGACGTTGTTGTGGTGGCATTGGTTGACGTGA
- a CDS encoding MFS transporter, with product MTANTETRPVPFTRADYKTLGLAALGGALEIYDFIIFVFFALTLSQLFFPPEMPEWLRLLQSFGIFVTGYLARPLGGILMAHFADKLGRKKVFSLSILMMALPCLLIGIMPTYAQIGYFAPLLLLALRILQGAAVGGEVPSAWVFVAEHAPVGHRGYALGFLQAGLTFGYLIGALTATFLAQAFTPAEILDYAWRYPFLLGGVFGVIGVWLRRWLSETPVFMAMQAQRDATVELPLRTVLREHRLAMWPAMILTCVLTSAVVVFVVITPTMMQKTFGMTASHTFALSALGIVFLNVGCVLAGLLVDRIGAWRTVMLYSLLLPLGIGVLYTCLIIGGDWIGLAYAIAGLSCGVVGAVPSVMVSLFPARIRVSGISFTYNIAYAAWASITPLLLIGLMPWSPWICVMFCTVMGAVGVGSAAYFSARMPHVGSRRVAPCL from the coding sequence ATGACTGCCAATACCGAAACGCGCCCGGTGCCGTTCACCCGTGCTGACTACAAGACCCTGGGCCTTGCGGCGCTCGGCGGGGCGCTGGAAATCTACGATTTCATCATTTTCGTGTTTTTCGCCCTGACCCTCAGCCAACTGTTCTTTCCACCGGAAATGCCCGAGTGGCTGCGCTTGCTGCAAAGTTTCGGGATTTTTGTCACCGGTTACCTGGCGCGGCCGCTGGGCGGGATTCTGATGGCGCACTTCGCCGACAAACTGGGGCGCAAGAAAGTCTTCAGCCTGAGCATCCTGATGATGGCGCTGCCGTGCCTGCTGATCGGCATCATGCCGACGTACGCGCAAATCGGTTATTTCGCGCCGCTGCTGCTGTTGGCATTGCGCATCCTCCAGGGGGCGGCGGTGGGTGGTGAAGTGCCGAGCGCCTGGGTGTTCGTTGCTGAGCACGCGCCGGTCGGTCATCGCGGTTATGCGCTGGGTTTCCTGCAAGCCGGGCTGACGTTTGGCTACCTGATCGGCGCGTTGACCGCGACCTTTCTGGCGCAGGCATTCACTCCGGCAGAAATCCTTGATTACGCCTGGCGCTACCCGTTCCTGCTGGGTGGCGTGTTTGGGGTGATCGGTGTCTGGCTGCGTCGTTGGCTTAGCGAAACCCCGGTGTTCATGGCCATGCAGGCCCAGCGCGATGCGACCGTCGAACTGCCGCTGCGCACGGTTCTGCGCGAGCATCGCCTGGCCATGTGGCCGGCGATGATCCTCACCTGCGTGCTGACCTCCGCCGTGGTGGTGTTTGTGGTCATCACCCCGACCATGATGCAGAAAACCTTCGGCATGACCGCCAGTCACACCTTCGCCCTGAGCGCCTTGGGCATCGTGTTCCTGAACGTCGGTTGCGTGCTTGCTGGCTTGCTTGTTGACCGCATCGGTGCCTGGCGCACAGTCATGCTTTACAGCCTGCTGCTGCCGCTGGGCATCGGCGTGCTCTACACCTGCCTGATCATTGGCGGTGACTGGATCGGTCTGGCGTACGCGATTGCCGGCCTCAGTTGTGGGGTGGTCGGCGCGGTGCCTTCGGTGATGGTCAGCCTGTTCCCGGCGCGGATTCGCGTCTCGGGGATATCCTTCACTTACAACATTGCCTACGCCGCGTGGGCGAGTATCACACCGCTGCTGTTGATCGGTCTGATGCCGTGGAGTCCGTGGATCTGCGTGATGTTCTGTACAGTGATGGGAGCAGTGGGCGTGGGCAGCGCGGCATATTTCAGCGCGCGCATGCCCCATGTCGGGAGCCGCCGCGTGGCTCCCTGTCTGTAA
- the panB gene encoding 3-methyl-2-oxobutanoate hydroxymethyltransferase: MSSHNRSKRLTVPQLVAMKGQQKIVSLTAYTRSMAELMDPFVDFVLIGDSTAMVGYGRTSTLDMSLEEIIGHTRAVVASTRQACVIADMPFGSYQESPQQAYRNCAEVLARTGCDALKLEGGKALASTVEFLVQRGIPVMAHIGLMPQYVNVMGGFKTQGLNDATATAIEEDARAHLAAGAFSLLLEGVAEPLARRISDFSPMPTIGIGASPACDGQVLVTEDVLGLGGDYVPRFVKPYADVSALISQAFECFADEVRSGQFPQMQHCYGVS; the protein is encoded by the coding sequence ATGAGCAGCCATAACCGCAGTAAACGCCTGACCGTTCCCCAACTGGTAGCGATGAAAGGCCAACAGAAAATCGTCTCGCTGACCGCCTACACCCGCTCGATGGCCGAGTTGATGGACCCGTTTGTCGACTTCGTGCTGATCGGCGATTCCACCGCCATGGTCGGCTACGGTCGTACCTCGACCCTGGACATGAGCCTGGAAGAAATCATCGGCCATACCCGCGCGGTGGTGGCCAGCACCCGGCAGGCCTGCGTGATTGCCGACATGCCGTTCGGCAGTTATCAGGAATCGCCGCAACAGGCCTACCGCAATTGCGCCGAAGTGCTGGCCCGCACAGGCTGCGATGCGCTCAAGCTCGAAGGCGGCAAGGCCTTGGCCAGCACCGTGGAGTTCCTGGTGCAGCGCGGCATTCCGGTGATGGCGCACATCGGCCTGATGCCGCAATACGTCAACGTCATGGGCGGTTTCAAGACTCAAGGTTTGAATGATGCGACCGCTACGGCCATCGAGGAAGATGCTCGCGCGCACCTCGCGGCCGGCGCGTTCAGCTTGTTGCTGGAAGGTGTGGCCGAACCGTTGGCCCGGCGCATCAGCGATTTCTCGCCGATGCCGACCATTGGCATCGGCGCCTCGCCAGCCTGCGACGGGCAAGTGTTGGTGACCGAGGATGTGCTGGGACTGGGCGGCGACTATGTGCCGCGCTTCGTCAAACCCTATGCGGACGTCAGCGCACTGATCAGCCAGGCCTTCGAGTGTTTTGCCGATGAAGTGCGCAGCGGCCAGTTTCCGCAGATGCAGCATTGTTATGGCGTCAGCTGA
- a CDS encoding PLP-dependent aminotransferase family protein: MNKDSAFAYQAVYRYLVELIDSARTDGELKLPSLRQLALRLNVSVSTTKYAYALLEDAGRVFSRPKLGYFCPATAMQPPAPADNLLDNVYAYARQPGMLALCSDAPSMLLSLENPLLMIERELARQYPRSAVPLYQPFGEIELRTVLAERYTRSTEHYWRPEQVYIGADLRSVLDMSLAALNLHGSVALVESPCSWAILRQLHAANIRVIEVPLNTDGRFDLQQIHEVLQREPVALAVLSSTVNIPHGSLMAAADKQQLCEWLSERNVWLFENDSYGEFGFFAEQSRYRDFANPQRLLVFSTIDKVIGSEAPFGYVLIRGQEAAMQRQCLDRAFRLSPIRQKALARLFSSRRIDQHTQVLRGLLAGRMAQMTRLLQEHAADQLNVVAAAGGATLWVQSVHPVDMRRVYERLLAKRIVIAPGALFSQQGLWGDCLRLSYTVDWSKDIGQAVKSLAEAIDQELQLTP; the protein is encoded by the coding sequence TTGAACAAGGACAGTGCTTTCGCCTACCAGGCCGTGTATCGCTATCTGGTCGAGCTGATTGACTCGGCCAGGACTGACGGCGAGTTAAAACTACCGTCATTGCGCCAGTTGGCGTTGCGCCTGAATGTCTCGGTATCCACCACCAAATATGCCTATGCCTTGCTTGAGGATGCGGGGCGCGTCTTTTCCCGACCCAAACTTGGCTACTTCTGCCCTGCGACTGCAATGCAACCCCCGGCACCGGCCGACAATCTGCTCGACAACGTTTACGCCTACGCGCGCCAGCCTGGCATGCTGGCGCTGTGCAGCGATGCGCCGTCGATGTTGCTGTCCCTGGAAAATCCACTGCTGATGATCGAACGCGAACTGGCGCGCCAATACCCGCGTTCGGCCGTGCCGTTGTATCAACCGTTTGGCGAGATCGAGTTGCGCACGGTATTGGCTGAGCGCTACACCCGTTCGACCGAACATTACTGGCGGCCGGAACAGGTGTACATCGGTGCCGACCTGCGCAGTGTCTTGGACATGTCGCTGGCCGCGCTGAACCTGCACGGGAGCGTGGCGTTGGTCGAGTCGCCGTGTTCCTGGGCGATTTTGCGGCAGTTGCACGCAGCGAATATCCGGGTAATTGAGGTGCCGCTGAACACCGACGGGCGCTTCGACCTGCAACAGATACACGAGGTGTTGCAGCGTGAGCCTGTGGCGTTGGCAGTGCTTTCTTCGACGGTGAACATTCCCCACGGCAGCCTCATGGCGGCGGCCGACAAACAACAGTTATGTGAATGGTTGAGTGAGCGCAATGTTTGGTTGTTCGAAAACGACAGCTACGGCGAATTCGGTTTCTTTGCCGAGCAGTCGCGCTACCGTGATTTCGCCAACCCCCAACGGCTGCTGGTGTTTTCCACCATCGATAAGGTCATCGGTTCGGAAGCACCGTTCGGCTATGTGCTGATTCGTGGACAGGAAGCGGCGATGCAGCGTCAGTGCCTGGACCGGGCCTTTCGCCTGTCGCCAATCCGTCAAAAAGCCCTCGCCCGTTTATTCAGCTCGCGACGTATCGATCAGCACACACAGGTGTTGCGCGGCCTGTTGGCTGGGCGCATGGCGCAGATGACTCGTCTGCTACAAGAGCACGCCGCCGACCAACTCAACGTGGTGGCGGCAGCCGGGGGCGCGACGCTGTGGGTGCAATCAGTTCACCCGGTGGACATGCGCCGGGTGTACGAGCGTCTGTTGGCCAAACGCATCGTGATCGCACCCGGAGCGCTGTTCAGCCAGCAGGGGTTGTGGGGTGATTGCCTGCGCCTGAGTTACACCGTCGACTGGAGCAAGGACATCGGCCAAGCAGTGAAGTCGCTGGCCGAGGCGATTGATCAGGAGCTTCAGCTGACGCCATAA
- a CDS encoding short-chain fatty acid transporter — MAADIDDSRYARFALRCSSFAERWFPDSWVFAALAVIIVAVATMAMGAKPTDAAMAFGDGFWSLIPFTMQMAFVVIGGYVVASSPPAVKLIDRLARIPKNGRSAVAWVALISMVASLLNWGLSLVFGGLLVRALARRTDLKMDYRAAGAAAYLGLGAVWALGLSSSAAQLQANPASLPPSILSITGVIPFTQTIFLWQSGVLLLALIVVSLIIAYATAPGPNTARDAKACGIDPSFNLPPLQLRTRPGEWLEHSPLLTILLVLLAGGWLFHEFSTKPAISAISGLNTYNFLFLMLGALLHWRPRSFLDAVARAVPTTTGVLIQFPLYGSIAALMTTVKGADAQTLAHHISTFFVQIASHDTYALLMGVYSAILGFFIPSGGGKWIIEAPYVMQVATDLNYHLGWAVQIYNAAEALPNLINPFYMLPLLGVLGLKARDLIGFSFVQLLVHTPLVLFLLWALGTTLVYTAPVMP, encoded by the coding sequence GTGGCCGCTGATATCGACGATAGCCGCTATGCCCGTTTTGCCCTGCGCTGCTCAAGTTTTGCCGAGCGCTGGTTCCCCGATTCCTGGGTATTCGCAGCCCTTGCAGTGATCATCGTCGCCGTGGCGACCATGGCCATGGGCGCCAAACCCACCGACGCCGCCATGGCGTTCGGTGACGGGTTCTGGAGTCTGATCCCGTTCACCATGCAGATGGCGTTCGTGGTGATCGGCGGTTATGTGGTCGCCAGTTCACCGCCAGCCGTGAAGCTGATTGATCGCCTGGCGCGAATCCCGAAAAACGGCCGCTCCGCCGTAGCCTGGGTCGCGTTGATTTCGATGGTCGCGTCGTTGCTCAACTGGGGACTGTCGCTGGTGTTCGGCGGTTTGCTGGTACGCGCCCTCGCCCGCCGCACCGATCTGAAAATGGATTACCGCGCGGCCGGTGCGGCGGCTTATCTGGGGCTTGGCGCTGTCTGGGCGCTGGGGCTGTCCTCGTCCGCCGCGCAATTGCAGGCCAACCCGGCCAGCCTGCCGCCGTCGATTCTATCGATCACCGGGGTCATCCCGTTTACTCAAACGATCTTTCTCTGGCAGTCCGGCGTGCTGTTGCTGGCGCTGATTGTGGTCTCGCTGATCATTGCCTACGCCACCGCGCCCGGCCCGAATACCGCGCGTGACGCCAAGGCCTGCGGCATCGACCCGAGTTTCAACCTGCCACCGCTGCAACTACGAACGCGTCCCGGCGAATGGCTGGAACATAGCCCATTGCTGACGATTCTGCTGGTGTTGTTGGCCGGCGGCTGGCTGTTTCATGAGTTCTCGACCAAACCGGCGATCAGCGCGATCTCCGGGTTGAACACTTACAACTTCCTGTTCCTGATGCTCGGCGCCCTGCTGCACTGGCGCCCGCGCAGTTTCCTCGATGCCGTGGCCCGCGCGGTGCCGACCACCACTGGCGTGCTGATTCAGTTCCCGCTGTACGGTTCGATTGCAGCACTGATGACCACCGTCAAAGGCGCTGACGCCCAGACCCTGGCCCATCACATCTCGACCTTTTTCGTACAGATCGCCTCCCACGACACCTACGCGTTGTTGATGGGTGTGTACTCGGCGATTCTCGGGTTCTTCATCCCGTCGGGCGGCGGCAAATGGATCATCGAAGCGCCGTACGTCATGCAAGTGGCCACAGACCTCAACTACCACCTGGGCTGGGCGGTGCAAATCTACAACGCCGCCGAAGCCCTGCCGAACCTGATCAACCCGTTCTACATGCTGCCGCTGCTGGGCGTGCTGGGGTTGAAGGCGCGGGACTTGATCGGGTTTTCGTTCGTGCAGTTGCTGGTACACACGCCATTGGTGTTGTTTCTGCTGTGGGCGTTGGGGACGACGCTGGTTTATACGGCGCCGGTGATGCCTTAA
- a CDS encoding SET domain-containing protein-lysine N-methyltransferase produces the protein MKTQTLDGMRMPTPDGIYPFAELPIRLGFPSRADFEIICDAQGSAEAVVARRSFPRISRICRASGHLLPYRCAHTRQLAPGIHVYDPRFCGLLSHSCDPNVFLDMSELWLWALKDINNGDRLTMDYAATEDKLLRQFACQCGSADCRGWITGYDEPPNADGQLFLLHWRRRSLC, from the coding sequence ATGAAAACCCAAACGTTGGACGGGATGCGAATGCCAACACCCGATGGCATCTATCCCTTTGCAGAATTACCCATTCGCCTTGGATTTCCTTCCAGGGCCGACTTTGAAATCATCTGCGACGCCCAAGGCTCAGCCGAGGCCGTGGTGGCACGTCGGTCATTTCCACGCATCAGCCGAATCTGCCGGGCTTCAGGGCATCTGCTGCCTTATCGCTGTGCGCATACACGGCAACTGGCTCCCGGCATCCACGTCTACGACCCGCGCTTTTGCGGGCTGCTAAGTCACTCCTGCGACCCGAACGTGTTTCTCGATATGAGCGAGCTGTGGTTATGGGCGCTGAAGGACATTAACAACGGCGACAGGCTGACAATGGATTACGCCGCGACCGAAGACAAACTGCTGCGCCAGTTCGCCTGCCAGTGTGGCTCGGCGGACTGTCGCGGCTGGATCACCGGCTACGATGAGCCACCCAACGCCGACGGCCAGCTGTTTTTGCTGCACTGGCGTCGGCGAAGTCTGTGTTGA
- the can gene encoding carbonate dehydratase yields MNELQDLIDNNERWADAITKEDPDFFAKLARQQTPEYLWIGCSDARVPANEIVGMLPGDLFVHRNVANVVLHTDLNCLSVIQYAVDVLKVKHILVTGHYGCGGVRASMQDRQLGLIDGWLRSIRDLYYEKREELAKLPTEEERVDRLCELNVVQQVANVGHTSIVQNAWHRGQSLSIHGCIYGIKDGRWKSLNATISGFEQLPPQYRLRPVGAL; encoded by the coding sequence ATGAACGAATTACAAGATCTGATTGATAACAACGAGCGCTGGGCCGACGCGATCACGAAAGAAGATCCTGATTTCTTCGCCAAGCTGGCGCGTCAGCAAACCCCGGAATACCTGTGGATCGGTTGCTCCGACGCCCGGGTGCCGGCGAACGAGATCGTTGGCATGCTGCCCGGCGATCTGTTCGTGCACCGTAACGTCGCCAACGTGGTGCTGCACACCGACCTTAATTGCCTGTCGGTGATTCAGTACGCGGTGGACGTGCTTAAGGTCAAACACATCCTGGTCACCGGCCACTATGGCTGTGGTGGCGTGCGTGCGTCTATGCAGGACCGTCAATTGGGCCTGATCGATGGCTGGTTGCGCTCGATTCGCGATCTTTATTATGAAAAGCGCGAAGAGCTGGCCAAGTTGCCGACCGAAGAGGAGCGGGTCGACCGCCTCTGCGAGCTCAACGTGGTCCAGCAAGTGGCCAACGTCGGTCACACCAGCATTGTGCAAAACGCCTGGCATCGTGGGCAAAGCCTGTCGATCCACGGTTGCATCTATGGCATCAAGGATGGTCGCTGGAAAAGCCTGAACGCCACGATCAGCGGCTTCGAGCAACTGCCGCCGCAGTATCGCTTGCGTCCAGTCGGGGCGTTGTAA
- a CDS encoding serine kinase/phosphatase, whose translation MTESRRPYDAVQPEPIDDNEDRMGSMHELDFDEEEPSAKIGDELPENERERLMPRERVREAGMTGASTDDHESTDDDMSPETLIREDGARDAHEAGEGEPADWDLSIVDEEDIGGGNGLDEAEMANRDPVDGNR comes from the coding sequence ATGACTGAATCACGACGTCCGTACGATGCGGTGCAACCCGAGCCCATCGACGACAACGAAGACCGCATGGGCTCGATGCATGAGCTGGATTTCGACGAGGAAGAACCCAGCGCAAAAATCGGTGACGAGTTGCCGGAAAATGAACGCGAGCGACTGATGCCCCGCGAACGTGTCCGTGAAGCCGGCATGACCGGTGCTTCGACCGACGACCATGAGTCTACCGACGATGACATGAGCCCGGAAACCCTGATCCGTGAAGATGGCGCACGGGATGCCCACGAGGCAGGCGAAGGGGAACCGGCCGATTGGGATTTAAGCATCGTCGATGAGGAGGACATTGGCGGCGGGAATGGGTTGGATGAGGCGGAAATGGCGAATCGCGATCCGGTTGACGGGAATCGTTGA
- the rimI gene encoding ribosomal protein S18-alanine N-acetyltransferase — protein sequence MSDAVSFRPMTEADMDAVLKIEYAAYSHPWTRGIFLDGLGKYQIWLMFEGSQQVGHGVVQIILDEAHLLNITVKPENQGRGLGLTLLEHLMSRAYDAKARECFLEVRDSNRGAFRLYERYGFNEIGRRRDYYPAVGGREDAVVMACTLVD from the coding sequence ATGAGTGACGCTGTATCGTTCCGCCCGATGACCGAGGCGGACATGGACGCTGTACTGAAAATCGAATACGCGGCCTATAGCCACCCGTGGACCCGCGGAATTTTTCTCGATGGCCTGGGCAAGTACCAGATCTGGCTGATGTTCGAAGGTTCGCAGCAGGTCGGGCATGGCGTGGTGCAGATCATTCTTGATGAAGCGCATCTGCTGAACATCACCGTCAAACCGGAGAATCAGGGCCGTGGCCTGGGTTTGACGTTGCTGGAACACTTGATGTCCCGGGCGTATGACGCCAAGGCACGCGAGTGTTTCCTGGAAGTGCGTGACAGCAACCGTGGGGCGTTTCGGTTGTATGAGCGGTATGGGTTTAATGAGATTGGACGTCGTCGGGATTACTACCCGGCGGTGGGTGGGCGTGAAGATGCCGTCGTTATGGCCTGCACTTTGGTCGACTGA
- a CDS encoding energy transducer TonB: MQVVNWLPRTELPFAAPSRPELLEALEPLVIAPVAPAPVAETPVEPLVKPAERVKIEVPRPSLASTRTNAKVEEEAAPVAIKAPVVPPPRFALQLLRAGRCLLLVELPTGETFQTRDPAYMLLKDMLRAAGLPDSPQIVGEPVRWPLLSRGTMDQGPEAARDFVQGFLSARLEDAPCVCLWLIGLPAVRFAGEANAESFNRELQVEGLGSVWALPGLELLMEEPQRKADVWQAMRRLMARWKESNE, encoded by the coding sequence ATGCAGGTGGTCAATTGGCTGCCGCGCACCGAATTGCCCTTTGCTGCGCCCTCGCGCCCCGAACTGCTGGAGGCGCTTGAGCCGTTGGTCATCGCCCCGGTGGCGCCGGCTCCAGTGGCTGAGACGCCCGTGGAACCGCTGGTCAAACCGGCCGAACGGGTGAAAATCGAGGTGCCGCGGCCATCGCTGGCCAGCACACGCACCAACGCCAAGGTTGAAGAAGAGGCGGCGCCGGTGGCCATCAAGGCGCCAGTTGTGCCGCCGCCGCGTTTCGCCCTGCAATTGTTGCGGGCCGGGCGCTGCCTGCTGTTGGTGGAGTTACCCACAGGCGAAACCTTCCAGACCCGCGATCCCGCCTATATGTTGCTCAAGGACATGCTGCGTGCCGCCGGTCTGCCGGACAGCCCGCAAATTGTCGGCGAGCCGGTGCGCTGGCCGCTGTTGTCTCGCGGCACCATGGATCAAGGCCCGGAAGCCGCTCGCGATTTCGTGCAAGGTTTCCTCTCGGCCCGGCTCGAAGACGCCCCGTGCGTCTGCCTGTGGCTGATTGGTTTGCCGGCGGTGCGGTTTGCCGGTGAGGCGAACGCCGAATCCTTCAACCGTGAACTCCAGGTCGAAGGCCTGGGCTCGGTCTGGGCCCTGCCGGGTCTGGAATTATTAATGGAAGAGCCACAGCGTAAGGCTGATGTCTGGCAAGCCATGCGTCGGCTGATGGCGCGCTGGAAAGAATCAAATGAGTGA